The Ancylobacter sp. SL191 nucleotide sequence GCCGATCTCCTGATAATAGGCTTCCAGCGTGCCCGGCGAATCCGCGTGTAGCACATAGCGCACGTCCGACTTGTCGATGCCCATGCCGAAGGCGACGGTGGCGACCATGACGACGCCGTCCTCGGCCAGGAACACTTCCTGATTGGCCGCCCGCGCCTCCGGGCTCATGCCGGCATGGTAGGGCAGCGCGCGCACGCCCGCCGCCTGCAGCCGCTCGGCGGTCTCGTCCACCTTCTTGCGGGAGATGCGGTAGACGATGCCGGCGACGCCCTCGCGTGCCCGCACGAAGCTCTCGATCTGCCGGGCCGGGTCTTTCTTTTCCTCGACGCCGATGAAGATGTTCGGCCGGTCGAAGCCGGAGACGAAGACACGGGCCTGCCCGCCGAACAGCCGCTCGACGATGTCGTCGCGCGTCGCCTTGTCGGCGGTAGCGGTCAGCGCGACCAGCGGCGCGGCGGGAAACAGCTCGCGCAGCTTGCCCAGCGCCAGATATTCCGCGCGGAAGGAATGGCCCCATTGCGAGATGCAATGCGCCTCGTCGATGGCGATGAGGCCCAGCGGCAGGCGGGCGATGGCCGCCAGCATACGCTCGGTGAGCAGCCGCTCGGGGGCGAGATAGAGCAGGCTCACCTCACCCGCCGCCACGCGCCGCCAGATCGCGATGTTTTCCTCGCGCGACTTGCCGGAATGGATCGCCTCGGCGGCGACGCCCTGCAGCTTCAGCGCGTTTACCTGGTCGTCCATCAGTGCGATGAGCGGGGAGACGACGAGCGACAGTCCACCAAAAACGAGCGCGGGAAGCTGGTAGCACAGCGACTTGCCGGCGCCCGTCGGCATTACCGCCAGCGTCGGCACGCCCGCCAGCACGGCATCCACAACTTCCTGCTGGCCGGGGCGGAAGCGGTCGAACCCGAACACCTCGGCCAGCTTCTGCCACTTGCCCTGCTCGATGGCGGGCGGCAGCAGGCCGATGGCGGGGTGGACGGGGATGTTCATCGCGGGCTCGTCGTGCTCCCTGTCGCGCAACGCCCTTGGCAGCGCCGGCTCGGGTGGAGATGGTAACGCCGCCCGGAACGGATTCGCGGGCTTTTCGAGAGAATCAGTTCGGATGGCCCTCGAGCTCACCCTCGGTTTAACCCTCGTTGCGCTGCTGTTCGAGGCCGCATTGGGCTATCCGCGGATTTTGCTGGAGCGGATCGGCCATCCGGTGATGTGGGTGGGGCGGCTCATCAGCCTGCTCGACACCCATGTGAACCGCGACACGGACAGCCCGCTGGAGCGCAAATTCGCCGGGGTGGCGACGCTGCTGGTGCTGCTCACCGTCGGGCTGACGGCGGGCGCGGCGGCGCAGAAACTGTTGCTGCTGCTGCCCATGGGCTTTTTCTACGCCGCCTTTGTCGGCTCGACCCTGCTCGCCCAGCGCAGCCTGCATGAGCATGTCGCTCGCGTCGCCGACGGGCTGGAGCGCAGCCTTGCCGAGGGCCGGCAGGCGGTGTCGATGATCGTCGGGCGCGATCCCGAAAAGCTCGACGAGGCGGGTGTCGCCCGTGCGGCGATTGAGAGCCTCGCGGAGAATTTTTCCGACGGCATCGTCGCGCCGGCCTTCTGGATGGCGGTCGGGGGCCTCGCCGGCGCCTGCGCCTACAAGGCGGTGAACACCGCCGACAGCATGATCGGCCATAAGGATGCGCGGCATTTGCAGTTCGGCTGGGCGTCGGCGCGGTTCGACGATCTGGTGAACCTGCCGGCCTCGCGCCTTGCCGGGCTGCTGCTGATCGCCGGTGCCGTATTCGTGCCCGGCGCCTCGCCGCGCGCGGGCTGGATCGCCATGCGGCGCGACGCGAAAAAACATCGCTCGCCCAATGCCGGCTGGCCGGAGGCGGCGCTCGCCGGTGCGCTCGGCATCGCCATTGCCGGGCCGCGCCATTATGGCGGGCAGCTCTCCACCGACGGCATCATGGGCGAGGGCGGACGGCGCGACTGCACCGCCGCCGACATCCGCCGGGCGCTCCAGCTCTACCGCGCGGCGGACGGGGTGATGGTGGCGGTGCTGTCCATCGTGGTGATGGCACTGGCGATTTGAGGCGGGCTCAGCCCCGCGCGATCGCCAACAGCCGGTCGAGATCGACATGGCGCTCGAGATGCGCGGCCAGCGCATCGAGCGTCGCCTCCACCCCGGCCTCATAGGCAAGGTCGGAGGGCGGCGCGCCGAGGCGGGCGAGCCAGTGGCGGCGCTGGCGGTCGTCGGCGAACAGGCCATGGGCGTAGGTGCCGATGACGCGGCCATCGGGCGAGATGGCGCCCTCGTCTCTGGCGCCTTCCGCACCCGCGCCGTCGATCACCGCGAAGGGGCGGGCGCGCCCTCGGCCTTCCGTCACGCCCATATGCATCTCATAGCCGGAGAATGGCACGCCATCGGCGGTGCCGGTGACGGCGACGAGGCGCTTCTCGCCGGCCAGCACGGTGTCGACCTCCAAAAGGCCGAGCCCCGGCACGGTCGCGGGCGGGCCCTCGATGCCGTCCGGGTCGGCGATGGAGCGGCCGAGCATCTGGTAGCCACCGCACAGGCCCAGCACCCGCCCGCCGCGCCGGACATGGGCGAAGAGGTCGATGTCCCAGCCTTCCGCCCGGAAATCAGCGAGATCGGGAATGGTGGTCTTCGAGCCGGGCAGGATGACGAGATCGGCATCGGCCGGCAGCGGGGTGCCGGGCCGCACGCGGATCACCTCGACCGAGGGCTCGGCGTCGAGCGGGTCGAGATCGTCGAAATTGGCGATGCGCGGCAGCAGCGGCACGGCGATGCGCAGCTTCGCCTGCGGCTTCGCCAGCGTGGCGGCATCAAGCGCCAGCGCGTCCTCCGCCGGCAGGCGGCGGGCATCGGGGAAGAAGGGAATGAGGCCGAGCGCCGGCCAGCCGGTACGAGCGGCGATCTCATCCATGCCGGCGGCGAACAGGGCCGGGTCGCCGCGGAAGCGGTTGACCAGAAAGCCGCGGATCATCGCCGCATCCTCTTGGGGAAGCACGGCTTTTGTGCCGACGAGGCTGGCGATGACCCCGCCGCGGTCAATGTCGCCGATCAGGATGACGGGAACATTGGCCGCGCGGGCAAAACCCATATTGGCGATGTCGCCGGCGCGCAGATTGATCTCGGAGGCCGAGCCGGCGCCTTCCACCAGAACGAGGTCGGCCTGTCCGCGCAGATGCGCATAGCTCTCCAGCACGGCGGCGAGCAAAGTGGGTTTGAGCTTCTGGTAGTCGGCGGCCCGGGCGTTGCCACGCGAGCGGCCCTGCACGACGACCTGCGCGCCGATCTCGCTCTGCGGCTTCAAGAGCACCGGGTTCATATGGACCGAGGGCGCCACCCGCGCGGCGCGCGCCTGCAGCGCCTGCGCGCGGCCGATCTCGCCGCCATCTTCGGTGACGGCGGCATTGTTCGACATGTTCTGCGGCTTGAACGGGCGGACCTCCAGTCCGCGCAAGGTGAAGGCGCGGGCGAGGCCGGCCACCAGCAGCGACTTGCCGACATCCGAGCCGGTGCCCTGGAACATGAGGGCCAAAGGCTGGCGAGGGGGAGATGTCACGCGCCCGCTCCCCGCTTCAACGTCGTCATGGCCGGGCTTGGCCCGGCCATCCATGTCTTTGATCGCGCACGCGATTCAACCGAAATCGTGGGCCCCCGGACCACGTCCGGGGATGACGGCGTGACGAGGGGCCTCAGCCGCGCCGTGTTTCCAGATAGTCCACGCGCCGCTCGAGATTGGACTCGCGCACCATGCCGGGGATCAGGAACAGGTCGATGATCTGGCCGATGCCGAGCAGGCCGAGGGTCAGAAGCCACAGCGCGCCGGTCCAGTAGCGGCCGGCGTAGAAGCGGTGGATGCCGCAGACGCCGATGAGGCCGAAGAACCAGAACAGATAGGCGACCGGGGTGGATCGCATCGGGGCATTGCTCCGTCATGTCAACACGCCGCGACAGCCGGCGTCCTCCTAGAGATAGGAAGCGACGTGCCGGATTTCGAGATCGCACGGGCCAGGCGCCACGGGATATTTCGACACGGCGTGGCTCGGGGGGCATCAGAACTCGATGCCTTTCTGCGCCTTCACCCCGGCTTTGAAATGGTGCTTCACCAGCGCCATCTCGGTGACGAGATCGGCGGCCTCGATCAGCGACGGCTTGGCGTTTCGGCCGGTCACGACGACGTGCAGCCCCTCCCGCCGCGTGGCCAGTGTGGTGACCAGTGTGTCCAGCGGAAGGTACTCATAGCGCAGGGCGATGTTCAGTTCGTCCAGGATGAGCAGGCCGATGCTCGGGTCGGCCATCAGCTCCTGCGCCTTCTCCCACGCCCGCGTGGCGGCGGCGATGTCGCGGGCGATGTCCTGCGTCTCCCAGGTGAAGCCCTCGCCCATGGAATGCCACTCGACCCGGTCGCCGAAGCTCTCCAGCGCCGCCCGCTCGCCGCTGTCCCACGCGCCCTTGATGAACTGCACCACGCCGACGCGCCCGCCATGGCCGAGCGTGCGCAGAGCGAGGCCGAAGGCGGCGGTGGATTTGCCCTTGCCCGGCCCGGTATGGACGATGAGCAGGCCCTTCTCGATGGTCTTCTCCGCCACCTCGGCGTCCTGCACCGCCTTGCGCTTTTCCATCTTGGCGCGGTGGCGGGCAGCCTCTTCCGGGGAAATTGCGCTCATCTCTCGTCCTTCACCATCATGGGCAGCCCGGCGACCATGAAGATCACCCGCGTCGCCCGGGCGGCGACCATCTGATTCAGCCGGCCCTGCGCATCGCGAAAACGCCGGCCCAGCGCGTTGTCCGGCACGATGGACAGGCCCACCTCGTTGGAGACCGCGACCACCGGCCCGTCATGGGTGGCCAGCGCCTCCACCAGCGCCGCGCATTCGGTGGCAAGGTCGGCGTCGGCCAGCATGCGGTTGCTGAGCCACAGCGTCAGGCAATCGACCAGCACCGGCGCGCCGGCGGGCAGGGCGCTCACCGCCGCCGCCAGATCATGCGGGGCGTCGATCGTTTCCCAGCCCGGCCCGCGCCGGCCGCGATGCTCGGCGATGCGGGCGGCCATCTCGTCATCCCAGGCCTGCGCCGTGGCGATGTAGCGCCAGGGCGGGGGGAGCGCCTCGATCAGGGATTCGCCATGACGGCTCTTGCCCGAACGGGCGCCGCCGAGCACGAGCGTCAGCGCCATGAGTCACCCGTGGCCGACAGGCGGCGTATCGTCATCACTCTTCCCATACCCCTGCCCGATGAGCGGCGGACTATAGCGGGGGCGGTCCGCCGGGCAACCGCGCCGTGGCGGGTGTGGGCGGTTTGACTTTCCCGCCCAAGGCCCCTTTAGTGCCGGTGACCATCGGTTTCCGCGTCTTCGGGCGCGGGACGAAGAGGGAATGCGGTGCGGAGGGTTCGGACCCTCCTAATCCGCGGCTGCCCCCGCAACTGTGAGCGGCGAGCCTGCGCCGAAAGCCACTGGGACATCCCCCGGGAAGGCGGCGACGAGGCGGCGACCCGCGAGCCAGGAGACCTGCCGAAGGTTCGGTGCTGAAAGCCGGCGGGGTGCCCGGCTGTCAGGCAGAGCCGCGCCTTTGGCGGCCTCTCGCGTGGCGATTCCCGCCGCGACCGGCGCATCCCGTCAACCGATTGGCTTGCGTGGAGACGCCATCATGAGCAGCGCCGTTCCTAACTCCCTGTCGCGGGTGCCCTGCACCATCGTCACCGGCTTTCTCGGCTCGGGGAAGACGACGCTGATCCGCCATGTGCTGGAGAACGCCAAGGGCAAGCGGCTCGCGGTCATCGTCAACGAGTTCGGCGATGTCGGCATTGACGGCGAGATCCTGCGCGGCTGCGGCATCGAGACCTGCCCGGAGGAGAATATCGTCGAGCTTGCCAATGGCTGCATCTGCTGCACCGTGGCGGATGATTTCGTGCCGGCGCTCGACGCCATTCTCTCCCGCGTGCCGAAGGTCGATCACATCCTGATCGAGACCTCGGGCCTCGCGCTGCCCAAGCCGCTGGTCCAGGCCTTCCACTGGCCGGCGATCAAGAGCCGGGTGACGGTGGACGGCGTCGTCGCGGTGGTGGATGGCGAAGCGCTGGCGGCGGGCCGCGTGGCGCATGACCATGACGCGCTGGCCGCCCAGCGCGCGGCCGATGACAGCCTCGACCATGACGACCCGATCGAGGAAGTGTTCGACGACCAGATCGCCTGCGCCGATCTCGTCATCATGACCAAGACCGACCTGATCGACGCGGCGGGCCTCGCCACGGCGCAGGCGGCGCTGGCGGGCGAGCTGCCCAAGGGCGTGCGCGTGGTTTCCATCACCGAGGGGCGGATCGACCCGGCGGTGCTCATGGGCCTCGGCGTCGGCACCGAGGACGACATCGAGAACCGCAAGACCCATCACGATGACGAGCTGGACCACGACCATGACGATTTCGACAGCTTCGTCGTCGAGGTGCCGGAGATCGCCGATCCCGCCGCCTTCGCCGCCCGCATCGCCCGCGCGGCGGACGAGGCGGATGTGTTGCGGGTGAAGGGCTTCCTGCCCGTCGCCGGCAAGCCGATGCGGCTGCTGGTGCAGGCGGTCGGTCCGCGCGTTGCCCATCATTATGACCGCGCCTGGGGCAGCGAGGCGCGCACCGGCCGCCTCGTCGCCATCGGGCTGAAGGGTCTCGACCGGGCGAAGGTGGAAGCCATCCTCGCCGGCGAGAGCGTGGCGGCGTGAGGCGGCCCCATCCCCTTGCCAACCGTCATGGCCGGGCTTGGCCCGGCCATCCACACCTTCGGCCGGAGCACCGGCGCGAACAGTCGTGGATCCCCGGGCCAAGCCCGGGGATGACGGCGTTCTGACGGGAGACCCGCCACCCCATGCACATCCTCACCACCACCTCGACCAGCCTCGACGATCTCGCCGAGCCGGTGGACCTCGGCCAGACGCCGGGGGAGGTGGTGGTCGTCTCCTTTACCGACAGCGACCTCGCGGCGCTGGCGCGGGCGCAGGAGACTGAGGAGGCAAGGGTGCCCGGAGCACTCCCGAGCCTGCGCCTCGCCAGCCTGCGCGATCTCAAGCACCCGATGTCGGTCGATCTGTGGATCGAGGGCGTGGCGGTGCAGGCCCGGCTCGTCGTGGTGCGGCTGCTGGGCGGGCTGGACTGGTGGCGCTATGGCGTCGAGCGGCTGGGGGCGGAGGCGCGGGCGCGCGGTTTTCACCTCGCCGTGCTGCCGGGCGAGGACCGCGACGACCCGCGGCTCGCCGAGGCCTCGACCGTGCCGGTGGAGGAACTGGCGGCGCTGCTCGGCTATTTCCGCGCCGGCGGGCCGGACAATATGCGCGCGCTGCTGCGGCGTATGGCGGGTTTCGCCGGGCGGGCGCTTGAGGCGGGCGAGCCGGCGCCGGTGCCGCTGGCGGGGTTTTACGCGTGGGGCGGGGGGGCTTCGGAAGCGAGCGGGGCTTTTCCTTCCACGGGCGTTGCTTCCCCCTCACGGGACGGGGCTTCCCCCTCACCCAACCCTCTCCCCCAGGGGGAGAGGGCTTTTTCCGCCGGTGCGACGCTCCCTGCTCCCTCTCCCCGTCGGGGAGAGGGTTGGGGTGAGGGGCCTTCCACCACCTCCGCCCCCACCATCCCCCTCATCTTCTACCGCTCCATGTGGCTGGCCGGTGATACCGCGCCGGTGGATGCGCTCTGTGCCGCGCTGGCCGCGCGCGGGCTCGCGCCACGGCCGATTTTCGTCGCCAGCCTGAAGGAGCCGGTCTCCATCGCCTTTCTGCGCGAGGCACTGGCGGGGATGAGCCCGGCGGCAATCGTCACGCTCACCGCCTTCGCCGCCGCTGATCCGGGCGAGGCGACGGTGCTCGATACGCCGGGCGTGCCGGTGTTGCAGGCTATCGTCGCCACGACCAAGCGCGAGGCGTGGCTGGAGGGCGTGCGCGGGCTGACCAGCGCGGACCTCGCCATGCATGTCGTGCTGCCGGAACTGGATGGACGCGTGCTGGCGGGCGCGCTGTCCTTCAAGGCGCCGACGGAGAGTGCCGCCGTGCCGGGCTTCACGCTGCTGGTGAACCGGCCCGAGCCCGACCGCGTGGCCGCCATCGCCGACCGCGTGGCGGCGCTGGCCCGGCTGCAGGTGACGCCGCGCGCGGAGCGTCGGGTGGCGGTTCTCATGCCCGATTATGCCAATGCCCCCGGCCGCACCGGCTGGGCGGTGGGCCTCGACGTGCCCGCCAGCGTGCGGGCGCTGCTCGGGGACATGGCGGCGGCGGGCTATCGGGTGGAGGGCGTGCCGGCCGATGAGCGGGCGCTGCTGGAGGCGGTGACCGCTCCCGACCGTCATGGCCGGGCTTGGCCCGGCCATCCACGCCTTGGCCGCGACGCACCCGGTCGTGAGGAAGACGTGGATGCCCGGCCCAAGGCCGGGCATGACGGTGTTCTCCCCCTCGCCGCCTACCGCGCGCATCTCGCGAGCCTTCCCACGGAGGCCGTCGCCGCCGTTCATGCCGCGTGGGGCCCGCCGGAGGATGATCCGAGCCTCACCGACGGCGCCTTCCGCTTCCGCGCCGCGCGCTTCGGCAACATCACCGTCGCGCTGGCGCCGGAGCGGGGCGATGTAAGCGAGCGGCGGGCGCAGTATCACGACCCGGCCCTGCCGCCGCGCCACGGGCTCATCGCCTTCGGCCTGTGGCTGCAACAGAATGCCGATGCGCTGGTGCATATGGGCGCGCATGGCACGCTGGAATGGCTGCCGGGCAAGCATGTCGCGCTGACGCGCGGCTGTTTCCCCGAGCTGGTGCTGGGGGCGCTGCCCGTCGCCTACCCGTTCATCACCTCCAATCCCGGCGAGGCGGCGCAGGCCAAACGCCGCATCGCCGCCGTCACCCTCGGCCATTTGCCGCCGCCGACGCTGGA carries:
- the cobU gene encoding bifunctional adenosylcobinamide kinase/adenosylcobinamide-phosphate guanylyltransferase, which translates into the protein MALTLVLGGARSGKSRHGESLIEALPPPWRYIATAQAWDDEMAARIAEHRGRRGPGWETIDAPHDLAAAVSALPAGAPVLVDCLTLWLSNRMLADADLATECAALVEALATHDGPVVAVSNEVGLSIVPDNALGRRFRDAQGRLNQMVAARATRVIFMVAGLPMMVKDER
- the cobN gene encoding cobaltochelatase subunit CobN, producing the protein MHILTTTSTSLDDLAEPVDLGQTPGEVVVVSFTDSDLAALARAQETEEARVPGALPSLRLASLRDLKHPMSVDLWIEGVAVQARLVVVRLLGGLDWWRYGVERLGAEARARGFHLAVLPGEDRDDPRLAEASTVPVEELAALLGYFRAGGPDNMRALLRRMAGFAGRALEAGEPAPVPLAGFYAWGGGASEASGAFPSTGVASPSRDGASPSPNPLPQGERAFSAGATLPAPSPRRGEGWGEGPSTTSAPTIPLIFYRSMWLAGDTAPVDALCAALAARGLAPRPIFVASLKEPVSIAFLREALAGMSPAAIVTLTAFAAADPGEATVLDTPGVPVLQAIVATTKREAWLEGVRGLTSADLAMHVVLPELDGRVLAGALSFKAPTESAAVPGFTLLVNRPEPDRVAAIADRVAALARLQVTPRAERRVAVLMPDYANAPGRTGWAVGLDVPASVRALLGDMAAAGYRVEGVPADERALLEAVTAPDRHGRAWPGHPRLGRDAPGREEDVDARPKAGHDGVLPLAAYRAHLASLPTEAVAAVHAAWGPPEDDPSLTDGAFRFRAARFGNITVALAPERGDVSERRAQYHDPALPPRHGLIAFGLWLQQNADALVHMGAHGTLEWLPGKHVALTRGCFPELVLGALPVAYPFITSNPGEAAQAKRRIAAVTLGHLPPPTLETGLAGDAAELERLVDEYAQADGLDRRRRERLATLIVAEAERTGIARDAGLTGTASPDEALKEIDAFLCDIKEMRLKDGFHIYGRGACGQAERDGLLAALDGRRVAAGPAGAPGRGRTDVMPTGRNLFTVDPRALPTPTAMDLGRLAAEEVLRAHAQIHGDWPRSLVLDLWGSATLRTGGEEIAQGLALIGARPVWDAGSGRVTGVEVLPPAAMGRPRVDVTFRISGLFRDLFPAQITLLDAAVRAVAARDESEDENPLHAAGPDALRIFGTAPGAYGAGLRAGEIEPEALGAAYLASASHAYGGAEGAARVAGDAFAARVAAAELLIHGADDPGRDLLEGDADLAFIGGFAAAAAKLGRLPDVVVLDTSDPARPKARPLAQALARIVRGRAHPRYIEGVMRHGPRGAAEMAETVDRLIGFAEATRAVPSHLVDLLHGAYVGDARVRDFLMETSPEAARFIAGRFERARDKGLWHPRRNDVAGDLAVLSGEAAE
- a CDS encoding NINE protein; the encoded protein is MRSTPVAYLFWFFGLIGVCGIHRFYAGRYWTGALWLLTLGLLGIGQIIDLFLIPGMVRESNLERRVDYLETRRG
- a CDS encoding cobyric acid synthase gives rise to the protein MFQGTGSDVGKSLLVAGLARAFTLRGLEVRPFKPQNMSNNAAVTEDGGEIGRAQALQARAARVAPSVHMNPVLLKPQSEIGAQVVVQGRSRGNARAADYQKLKPTLLAAVLESYAHLRGQADLVLVEGAGSASEINLRAGDIANMGFARAANVPVILIGDIDRGGVIASLVGTKAVLPQEDAAMIRGFLVNRFRGDPALFAAGMDEIAARTGWPALGLIPFFPDARRLPAEDALALDAATLAKPQAKLRIAVPLLPRIANFDDLDPLDAEPSVEVIRVRPGTPLPADADLVILPGSKTTIPDLADFRAEGWDIDLFAHVRRGGRVLGLCGGYQMLGRSIADPDGIEGPPATVPGLGLLEVDTVLAGEKRLVAVTGTADGVPFSGYEMHMGVTEGRGRARPFAVIDGAGAEGARDEGAISPDGRVIGTYAHGLFADDRQRRHWLARLGAPPSDLAYEAGVEATLDALAAHLERHVDLDRLLAIARG
- the recQ gene encoding DNA helicase RecQ, yielding MNIPVHPAIGLLPPAIEQGKWQKLAEVFGFDRFRPGQQEVVDAVLAGVPTLAVMPTGAGKSLCYQLPALVFGGLSLVVSPLIALMDDQVNALKLQGVAAEAIHSGKSREENIAIWRRVAAGEVSLLYLAPERLLTERMLAAIARLPLGLIAIDEAHCISQWGHSFRAEYLALGKLRELFPAAPLVALTATADKATRDDIVERLFGGQARVFVSGFDRPNIFIGVEEKKDPARQIESFVRAREGVAGIVYRISRKKVDETAERLQAAGVRALPYHAGMSPEARAANQEVFLAEDGVVMVATVAFGMGIDKSDVRYVLHADSPGTLEAYYQEIGRAGRDGQPSEALLLYSAGDIATRRRFLDEEPSPPERKMVEARRLDAMVGFCEAVTCRRAVLLGYFGERAKACGACDVCRDPPKVVDASREAQLVLRLVRATSERYGAAYIASLVTGQRNDQICGRGHDRLADFGAGGDKPATEWRALLRQLVATGALNADPTRFGALVLTETGLAVLGGTRAFTLRAPSKRRREKPGRGESATELAPAESALLGKLKALRRELAAERGVPAYVVFADKTLEEMAVEHPRSRTELASVRGVGAAKLEAFGAAFLKILKEFS
- the cobO gene encoding cob(I)yrinic acid a,c-diamide adenosyltransferase, coding for MSAISPEEAARHRAKMEKRKAVQDAEVAEKTIEKGLLIVHTGPGKGKSTAAFGLALRTLGHGGRVGVVQFIKGAWDSGERAALESFGDRVEWHSMGEGFTWETQDIARDIAAATRAWEKAQELMADPSIGLLILDELNIALRYEYLPLDTLVTTLATRREGLHVVVTGRNAKPSLIEAADLVTEMALVKHHFKAGVKAQKGIEF
- the cobW gene encoding cobalamin biosynthesis protein CobW — protein: MSSAVPNSLSRVPCTIVTGFLGSGKTTLIRHVLENAKGKRLAVIVNEFGDVGIDGEILRGCGIETCPEENIVELANGCICCTVADDFVPALDAILSRVPKVDHILIETSGLALPKPLVQAFHWPAIKSRVTVDGVVAVVDGEALAAGRVAHDHDALAAQRAADDSLDHDDPIEEVFDDQIACADLVIMTKTDLIDAAGLATAQAALAGELPKGVRVVSITEGRIDPAVLMGLGVGTEDDIENRKTHHDDELDHDHDDFDSFVVEVPEIADPAAFAARIARAADEADVLRVKGFLPVAGKPMRLLVQAVGPRVAHHYDRAWGSEARTGRLVAIGLKGLDRAKVEAILAGESVAA
- the cbiB gene encoding adenosylcobinamide-phosphate synthase CbiB, yielding MALELTLGLTLVALLFEAALGYPRILLERIGHPVMWVGRLISLLDTHVNRDTDSPLERKFAGVATLLVLLTVGLTAGAAAQKLLLLLPMGFFYAAFVGSTLLAQRSLHEHVARVADGLERSLAEGRQAVSMIVGRDPEKLDEAGVARAAIESLAENFSDGIVAPAFWMAVGGLAGACAYKAVNTADSMIGHKDARHLQFGWASARFDDLVNLPASRLAGLLLIAGAVFVPGASPRAGWIAMRRDAKKHRSPNAGWPEAALAGALGIAIAGPRHYGGQLSTDGIMGEGGRRDCTAADIRRALQLYRAADGVMVAVLSIVVMALAI